The Stigmatella ashevillena genomic sequence TTGGCCGCCGCGAAGTGGGAGGAGGCGGTCATGCAGTGGGCATTGGCCTCGTAGAAGATCTTCCCCGCCTTCTGCACGCCGATGCCCGTCACCTGAACGGGGGTCTTCGCACGCGGGTGCGGGCCGCCGGTGGCCAGCAGCTTGAACGCCAGGTTGGCGATGCCCGAGTTCGAGTGCACCCCGCCATGGTCCGCGCTGCCCCGGTAGCGCTCGGGGTAATAATCGTGCGACGCGTCATCCTGCGTCGGGTTGCCCATGTACCGCAGGGCATCACCCGGAATGGCCGGTGTCCAGATATCCTCGCCGATCAACCACACGTCCGCGTCCAGGGCCCAGCCGCGCGTCCAGCTCTCGCAGTAGGCGGAGAAGATGTCACTCCAGGCCTCGTTCAGCGCCCCCGGCTCGTTGGAGTAGATGAGGTTCGACTCGGCCTCGGTCACCGCGTGGGTGAGCTCGTGCACCGTGACGTCGAGATCCTTGCCCAGCTCGATGGCCAGCTCTCCATCCCCGTCGCCGTACACCATCTGGCTGCCGTTCCAGTACGCGTTGACGTAGCCGCTCCCGTCCTCCGAGTAGTGGACCGTGCTCTTCAGCAGCGCTCCCGCGCCATCATAGGAGTCGCGGCCAAAGTTCTTCTGGTAGCACTCGTAGGTCTTCCCCAGCAGCTCGTAGTTCGTGTCCACGTGGGCATCCTGGGTGGCCACGGCGCCCTCACCGCGCATGAGCGTGCCGGGGAGCCGGTAGCTGCTGTTGGCGCTGTACACCGAGCGGCCCAACGCCGTGTGGACACGGGGATTGCGCAGGGCGATCTCCCCATCCACCGCATTCACGTAGACCCGGTCATCCACCGGCAGCCCCTCCTTCACGCCCGTCACCCGCACCTCGTACGCCAGCACGAGCCGCTCATCCTCGCCGCGCACGTAGACCAGGCGGCCGGTGCCGAGCGCATCCATCCGCCGCGCGTCCGTGGCGAGCCTCGCCGACACCACCGCCGCCTCGGCGGAGAGGCGGGGCTCGACCGCGGCCAGCGTCTTTGCCCCTCCCCGTGCCGAGCTGTTCACCGCGTAGGCCTTCCCCTCCGCATCCAGGAAGAGGATCAACTCCGCGCCCACCACCTCGCGGCCATTCCAGAGCTGGCCGTAGCGCAGGTACCGGTGGCCCTGCTCATCCCGCGAGACGCGCTTGAGCACCAGCTCCTCCGGGCTCAGGCGGAACACCGGGGCGACCTGGCGCAAGATGTCCAGGACGCTCTCGTGGACCTCGCGCGCCTCCCCCCCGGCGGCGGCGGTGCGCGAGGCCTGACCGAAGTCGCCCCGGATGAACGCCGGCACGCGGTCTTCGTGTGTGGCGAGCACGCGCACCCCCTTCAGCGTGCCCAGCGCGGCCCGGAGGTCCTCGCCCGTGTCCTTCTCCGCGGGCACGGCGGCCACCTCCTCCACCGGCTCGCCGCTCTCGCAAGCGCCTGACACCGCCCCCAGCCATGCCACGCAGAGTGTTCTCAAAATCTTCGTTCTCAACGCACAGCCTCCCCCCGAGGATCAGCGCGTTGTATGTGACACGGCCGCGGAGACCGGGGCAATAAGCCCTACCGTAAAACAGTAAAATTTCACCCTTGCCGCAACTTCTCAGCCAACACTCGGGAGATTGCCGAGGGCTTTCGAGCGCTTACGCTTTCCGGAATTCCCCAGCGGGGGCGCCGCGTTCCGTGGCGGGATGAGTGGCCGCACACCATGGTGAAGACGACAGCCTGGGCGTTTCGAGGGGTCCTCCTGGTCGGGGCCCTGTTGACCTTGGAGTCTTGCAGTGGGCCGGCCTTGCGGGCCTCGGAGCCGCCGCCCCCGCCCGTGCCCGTGTTGCTCACCGTGCCTCGGACCGCGCGGCTCGTTCCCAGCGGCGTGAAGGACCGGGAGGGCTGGGCCCAGGCGGTGCTGGACGCGCTGGAGACCCAGAAGATTGAGCCCACGGTGGAGCCCGTCTGCCAGGTGCTCGCCGTCATCGAGCAGGAGTCCGGCTTCCAGGCCAACCCCGTGGTGAAGGACTTGCCGCGCATCGTCCGCCGGCGCTTGGACACGTACGCCGGGAAGTTGGGCTTGATTGGCAGGAGCGCCCTGAAGGCGCTGCTCCAGCACAAGGCCCCGGGCGAGTCGCGCACCTTCGACAAGCGCCTGAAGGGGGTCCGGACGGAGCAGGACCTGGACCGGTTCTTCCGGGACCTGCTGGAGGCCTACGAGCGCCACTACCCCGCGTTCTACAGCGCGGCGGACCTGGCCAGCGAGCTGTTCACCTCGAAGCGGCTCGCGGAGCTCAACCCCATCACCACCGCCGGCTCCATGCAGGTGAGCGTGCGGTATGCGATGGAGCAGGACGATGGCGAGCACTCGGAACAGGAGGTGCGCGAGCAGCTGTACACCCGCACCGGCGGGGTGCGCCACGGCACCTCCCGGCTGCTCGGCTACACCGCCGCGTACCCCCAGCCGGTCTATCGCTTCGCGGACTACAACGCGGGCTTCTATGCCTCGCGCAATGCGGCCCTCCAGGCGCAGCTGAGCCGACTCACCGGGAAGCGGCTGATCCTGGATGGAGACCTGCTCCTCTATAATGACCAGGGAGAGCCCCGGGCCGAGGACAGCCAGAGCCTCACCGCGCTGCTGGCCTTCCGCCAGCGCCACACCCCCAAGCTGAGCGAACGCCAGCTCCGCAAGGACGTGCGCAAGGAGAAGGAGGCCCGCTTCGAGAAGACCGAGACGTGGCGCGCCCTCAAGGGGGCCTACGAGCGGGTGACGGGCGAGCGCCCCGCCTATGCGCGCCTGCCCGAGGTGACGCTCCAGAGCCCGAAGCTGAGCCGGGAGCGCACCACGGCGTGGTTTGCCCGGTCGGTGGACCAGCGCTACCAGCGGTGCCTGGCCCGCCACCGCGCACAGACGCCCTGACGCGCCGCCCGGGCCGTCACCGCCGGGCAGCGGGGGGCGGGATGAAGTGCTTGTCGGAGAGCTTCATCTCCGTCACCGGCCCATACTTCCGGGCCACGTCCCGGATGGCGGAGGCCTTGCCAATGAGCACCAGGGTCAGGTCCTCCGGAGCGGGGTACACGCGCTGGATGACCCCGAGCACGCGCTCCCGGCTGGCGCCCTGCACCGCGTCCGCATAGCCGTCCACGTCACTCGCATCGAGCCCGTAGAAGGCCAGCTCCGCCAGCTTCCACGCCACCCGCCCCCCAGTCTCCAACGTGGGCGGAAACTGCCCCAGGGCATAGGCCTTGGCGGAAGCCAGCATCGCGTCCTCCATGCCGCCCTGCCGGTAGCGCGAGAGCACCTGGAGCATCAGGTCGATGGCCTGGGCCGTGGACTCACTCTGGGTGTAGGAGCTGAGCACCACCGCGCCGGGCTGCGTCTCGCGAAACACCATCGAGTTGGCGCCATAGGTCAGCCCGGACTTGACGCGCAGCTCCGTGTTGAGCAGCGAGGTGAAGCGCCCGCCCAGCACCGTGTTGGCCAGCGTCACATCCACGCGGTTCGGATCGCCGCGGGCAATGCCCGTGTTGCCGAGCCAGAAGTACGTCTGGGTGGCCTCGGGCTTGTCGACCAGCAGCACGCGCCGGCCCTTCGCCACCGGGGAGGCAGGAGCCACCGGCGCCACCGCGGTGGCCCGAGCCCACCCTCCCAGGGCGGCTTGCAGCCGGGCGGAGAGCTGCTTGGTGTCGAAGTCTCCCACCACCGCGAGGATGAGCCGGTCGCCTCCGAGCTGGGCCTTGGCATAGGCCAGCACATCTTCCCGCCGGAGCGTGGCGACCGACGCCTCGCTGCCGTGCGGCGGCCTCGCGTAGGGATGGCCCGCGAAGTGGAAGGCGTGAAAGTACGCGCCCATGAGGCCGCGCGGATCTCCGTCCTTCTCGGCGGCGAGCCCGGAGACCATGCGCTCCCTCGCCTTGTCGAACTCGGCGGCCTCGAAGCGCGGACGCATCAACAGGTCCGACAGCAGCTCCACCATCAGCGCGGCGTCTCGGGCCAGGAACTGGCCATCCACCAGCAGCGCCTCGCGCCCCGAGGTGACGGAGAGCAGCCCCCCCACCCCATCCACGGCCTCCGCGAAGCCCTGGGCATCCCGCGCGCCGGCGCCCTTCTGCAACAACTCTCCGGTGAGCGCGGACAACCCCTCCTTGCCCTCGGGGTCTCCCAAGCTCCCTCCGCGCAGCCAGGCGCTGAAGGAGATGAGGGGAATCCCGTGCTTCTCGACCAGGATCACCCGGGCCCCATTCTTCAACTCCAACACCGTCGCCTTCGGCAGCTTCACCGACTGCTGGGACCCGGCTTTGGACGGCTGGCCCTGCCCCAACGCCGTGGTGGCCACGAGCAGCACCGCCAGCACACCCCTGCTCAGCTGCGCACGCCCCGCCTTCATTGCCCTGCCCCCTTCGTCTCTGGAACAGCCTGCTCTGGAGCCGCCTCCGAGGGCACCAACACCCCCACCGTGCGGTGGTCCCGGACGAAGATCCGCGCGGCCAGCTTGCGCATCTGCTCGCGAGTCACCTGCTCGTAGCGGGCGGGCGCCTCGAAGAGCTTGCGCCAGTCCCCATGGAAGACTTCATAACTGCCCAGGAGCTGGGCCCGCGAGCTGTGGGTCTCCAGGCCCCGCCAGAAGTCCGCGACGGTCTTGTTCTTCGCCTTGCGCAGCTCCCCCTCGGTGATGCCCTGCTGGCCCAGCCTCGCCAGCTCCGCGTCCAGCAGGGCCTCCACGCGCGCCACGTCTCCTCCGGGCGGCAGATCCACCAGCACCCAGACCAGCGAGGGATCCACCGAAGGGCCAAAGTGGCTCGCCACGTGGAGGGCCACCTGCTCCTCCTCCACCAGCTTCCGGTGGAGCCGCGAGGAGTCTCCCTCGGTGAGCAGGCTCACCAGCATCTCCAGGGCGGGCGCGTCCGGGTCGGTGGCGGCCAGCCCATGCCAGGCCATCTGGAGCAGCGGGGCCTGGGCCATCCGGCGCACCGTCACGCGGCGCTCTCCCTGCTGTTCGGGCTCTTTCGTGCGCACCGGCTCGGGGGCGGGCTGCGAGGGGATGGGCTCCAGGAACTTCTCCGCCAGGGCGAAGATCTCCGCCGGGGTGACGGCGCCCACCACCACGAGCGTGGCGTTGTTGGGGGCGTAGTACGTCTGGAAGTAGCGCCGCAGGTCCTCCATCCGCCAGGACTCGATGTCCGAGGGCCAGCCGATGACGGGGTACTGGTACGGGTGCGCCACGAAGGCGGTGGCCTGCACCTGCTCCGTCAGCGCCCCCGCGTTGTCATTGTCCACCGATGAGCGCCGCTCCGAGTAGACGACGCCGCGCTCGCTCTCGATGACCTTGGGATCGAACGCGAGGTTCGCCAGCCGATCCGCCTCCAGCTCGAAGATGGTCTCCAGCGCCGTGCGGGGAAACCAGTCCTGGTACACGGTGACGTCCTCGGAGGTGTAGGCGTTGTTGCTTCCGCCCGCGGCCTCCATGATTCGGTCGAACTCGCCCGGCCCATACTTCTTCGCGCCGTTGAACATCATGTGCTCGAAGAAGTGGGACAGGCCGGTGATGCCCGGGTGCTCGTTGCGGCTGCCCACCCGGAACCAATTGAAGAAGGCCACGGTGGGAATGTCGTGCTCGGGCCAGACGATGACCTTCAGCCCATTCTTCAAGGTCCGGGCCTCGATGCCCGCCCCCGGCCGAGTCGGCTCCGCCTTGCCCTTCCGGGTCTGTGCCCCAGCAGTCCCCACCAGGAGCAGCGTTGCCCCCACCACGAGCCACCTTTGAGCCCACATCCGCCCTGCCTCCGCGTGCATGCGCCCCTTGACCGGCGAGCGGGACGCATCTTCCCCGGAAAGCAGGGCGCCTGTCTCGGGCTTCAGGATCCCGGAGTGAAGCGCAGCAGATCCATGAGCTGCTCCGGGCTGAGCGCGGCGGCCCCATCCGCCTCGGAGAGCAGGCTCAGGGCCAGCTCCCGCTTCTCGGCGTGAAGCGCGAGGATGGCCTCCTCGATGGTGCCCTCGGCCACCAGCCGGGACACCGTCACCGGCCGCGTCTGCCCGATGCGGTGCGCCCGGTCCGTGGCCTGGTCCTCCACGGCTGGGTTCCACCACGGGTCCAAGTGGATGACGTGGTCGGCCGCGGTGAGGTTCAGCCCCGTGCCGCCCGCCTTGAGCGAGATGAGGAAGACGTCCCCCTCGCCGCGCTGGAACGCCTCCACCCGCGCCTGGCGCTCGGACGCGGGCGTGTGCCCATCCAGGTACTGGAACGTGATGCCCCGGGCCTCCAGGGCCTCCCCCGCCAGGTTCAGGAGCCGGACGAACTGGCTGAAGATGAGGGCCCGGCTGCCTTCGGAGCGCAGCTCCTCCACCCGCTCCACCATGCGCTCCAACTTCGAGGAGGGCAGCGGTGAGTCCTCATCCCAGAGCCGGGGATGGCACGCGAGCAACCGGAGGCGGGTGAGGGCCGCCAGCATCACGAAGCGCTTGTCCTCGTCCGTCCGCGCCTCCAACTGCATGAGCGCGGCGATCCGGGCAGCCTCGTAAAGCTTGCGCTCGCCCTCGGAGAGCACCACCGGAACGACCGTTTCGATGCGCGGCGGCAATTCCCGCGCCACCTCGGCTTTGGTGCGGCGCAGCAGGAAGGGACGGATGACGCGGGACAGCGAGGCCCGGGCCTCCTTGTTGCCTTCCCGCTCGATGGGAACCGCGAAGCGCTTGCGGAAGGCCTCCCGCCCCCCGAGCAGCCCTGGAAAGACGATGCGGAACAGGCTCCACAGCTCCGAGAGCCGGTTCTCCACGGGGGTGCCCGAGAGCGCCACCTTCGCCTCGGCCTGGATGTCCTGGAGCGCCTTGGCCCGGGCCGAGTCCGGATTCTTCGCGGCCTGGGCTTCATCCACCACGAGGGTGGCAAAGGGCACGGCGGCGAAGCGCTCGGCGTCCCGGACGAGCAGCCCATAGCTGACGAGCAGCACATCCCCTGCCTTGAGACTCGGCAGCAGCCGCTCCCGGTCCGCGTCGCGGTAGGACTTCATGTGCAGGGAAGGGGCGAAGCGCTCCGCCTCGCGGATCCAGTTGAAGCAGACCGACGTCGGGGCCACCACCAGCGCCGGACCGGCCTTCGCGCGGTGCAACAACAGGGTGAGCGTCTGCAAGGTCTTGCCCAGCCCCATGTCGTCGGCGAGGCACCCGCCCCCGCCCCACTCCGTGAGCCGTGCCATCCACGTGAAGCCCTCCCGCTGGTAATCCCGAAGCTCCGCCTTCAGCGCGGGGGGAACGGCAACCTCTATCTCCTGAGCCTTGCGGATCCGGGTGGCGAGCTTCCGCCAGTCGGGGGGCGCATGCACCTCCACCCCCGCCTCGGCCAGGGCATCCAGCACGGGCGCGACCGCCGCGCTGACCTCGAGCCCCTCGCGGGTGGGATGGACCAGATCCGCCAGGGGCGCCAACCGCTCGCGCAAGGCCTCGGTCAGCCGCAGGAAGCGCCCCTTTCCGAGGGGCACGAAGCGCCGGCGGTGGAGCACGGTGTCCAACAGGGGCCCCAGCTCCACCTTCATGCCCTCCACATTCAAAGAGCCTTCCAACCCAAACCAGTCTCGCTTCTTTCTCACCTCCACCTTCAGCCCCTCGGCATCCAGGGTCGGCACCACCACCCGCCACGGCTGGTGCGCCCACTCGACGCGAAGCTCCGGGCCCGTCAGCGGCTCCAGGCGCTCCAGAAAGCCCAGCGAGGCCTCCGGGCCCTCCAGCACGAACCCGGGAGAGGAACCGTCCACCGGAAGCCCGAGACGCTCGCGCAACGCCCGCGCGTCCACGCGCTCTGCTTCCAAGTCCCTCCGCGTCATCACCCGCTCCCCGGCACGGAGGCCTCGGAGTTCGGGTGGACCCTCTCCCGGCGGCCAGGGCGGGGCCTCGGGCAAGGGAC encodes the following:
- a CDS encoding M4 family metallopeptidase, which gives rise to MRTKILRTLCVAWLGAVSGACESGEPVEEVAAVPAEKDTGEDLRAALGTLKGVRVLATHEDRVPAFIRGDFGQASRTAAAGGEAREVHESVLDILRQVAPVFRLSPEELVLKRVSRDEQGHRYLRYGQLWNGREVVGAELILFLDAEGKAYAVNSSARGGAKTLAAVEPRLSAEAAVVSARLATDARRMDALGTGRLVYVRGEDERLVLAYEVRVTGVKEGLPVDDRVYVNAVDGEIALRNPRVHTALGRSVYSANSSYRLPGTLMRGEGAVATQDAHVDTNYELLGKTYECYQKNFGRDSYDGAGALLKSTVHYSEDGSGYVNAYWNGSQMVYGDGDGELAIELGKDLDVTVHELTHAVTEAESNLIYSNEPGALNEAWSDIFSAYCESWTRGWALDADVWLIGEDIWTPAIPGDALRYMGNPTQDDASHDYYPERYRGSADHGGVHSNSGIANLAFKLLATGGPHPRAKTPVQVTGIGVQKAGKIFYEANAHCMTASSHFAAAKLCTEQKAEQFHPGNKGSVTDAWKAVGVGAGADIPPEVVILGNGTPVSGVSVGGGMSKYYTLTVPAGQARLKVVTSGGSGDLDLYVKLGAVGDSSSYDCKSDGSSNAEECIIPDPPAGDWYVTLMAYSSFSGVTLTGSYSSAPVGGSVLANGVSSAAYGGAPKTWTCWTLDVPASLNKVTFAQTGGARTSGDADLYVQHQEAPTTLLYMCKSVTKGNTDACSLTRPVAGLYYACSYGYSGYTNVTMKGTY
- a CDS encoding DUF1615 domain-containing protein, with amino-acid sequence MVKTTAWAFRGVLLVGALLTLESCSGPALRASEPPPPPVPVLLTVPRTARLVPSGVKDREGWAQAVLDALETQKIEPTVEPVCQVLAVIEQESGFQANPVVKDLPRIVRRRLDTYAGKLGLIGRSALKALLQHKAPGESRTFDKRLKGVRTEQDLDRFFRDLLEAYERHYPAFYSAADLASELFTSKRLAELNPITTAGSMQVSVRYAMEQDDGEHSEQEVREQLYTRTGGVRHGTSRLLGYTAAYPQPVYRFADYNAGFYASRNAALQAQLSRLTGKRLILDGDLLLYNDQGEPRAEDSQSLTALLAFRQRHTPKLSERQLRKDVRKEKEARFEKTETWRALKGAYERVTGERPAYARLPEVTLQSPKLSRERTTAWFARSVDQRYQRCLARHRAQTP
- a CDS encoding M16 family metallopeptidase, translating into MKAGRAQLSRGVLAVLLVATTALGQGQPSKAGSQQSVKLPKATVLELKNGARVILVEKHGIPLISFSAWLRGGSLGDPEGKEGLSALTGELLQKGAGARDAQGFAEAVDGVGGLLSVTSGREALLVDGQFLARDAALMVELLSDLLMRPRFEAAEFDKARERMVSGLAAEKDGDPRGLMGAYFHAFHFAGHPYARPPHGSEASVATLRREDVLAYAKAQLGGDRLILAVVGDFDTKQLSARLQAALGGWARATAVAPVAPASPVAKGRRVLLVDKPEATQTYFWLGNTGIARGDPNRVDVTLANTVLGGRFTSLLNTELRVKSGLTYGANSMVFRETQPGAVVLSSYTQSESTAQAIDLMLQVLSRYRQGGMEDAMLASAKAYALGQFPPTLETGGRVAWKLAELAFYGLDASDVDGYADAVQGASRERVLGVIQRVYPAPEDLTLVLIGKASAIRDVARKYGPVTEMKLSDKHFIPPPAARR
- a CDS encoding M16 family metallopeptidase, encoding MWAQRWLVVGATLLLVGTAGAQTRKGKAEPTRPGAGIEARTLKNGLKVIVWPEHDIPTVAFFNWFRVGSRNEHPGITGLSHFFEHMMFNGAKKYGPGEFDRIMEAAGGSNNAYTSEDVTVYQDWFPRTALETIFELEADRLANLAFDPKVIESERGVVYSERRSSVDNDNAGALTEQVQATAFVAHPYQYPVIGWPSDIESWRMEDLRRYFQTYYAPNNATLVVVGAVTPAEIFALAEKFLEPIPSQPAPEPVRTKEPEQQGERRVTVRRMAQAPLLQMAWHGLAATDPDAPALEMLVSLLTEGDSSRLHRKLVEEEQVALHVASHFGPSVDPSLVWVLVDLPPGGDVARVEALLDAELARLGQQGITEGELRKAKNKTVADFWRGLETHSSRAQLLGSYEVFHGDWRKLFEAPARYEQVTREQMRKLAARIFVRDHRTVGVLVPSEAAPEQAVPETKGAGQ
- a CDS encoding DEAD/DEAH box helicase is translated as MSVSSSSSSAPGQPPPPLGWLTEAMLQEAAGPRTFKRGRICLAQRRVASFEASENALHGKVLNRHGKSQEVALSIDAEGLSCECECAAFWSNGICKHIVALGLAFLGAPASQGSATGEPSPKVERPRTPKAVEAWLEAHQVTHARRESVSVVQPLLPSGFRNSRVLSELAHMPVTAVVDGTLDLSRRVQGGLEQSLLVDAAWKWLDLEARRVRRGLEREREQAFAPRPPLTDARLEPWRHVLERERARVREHAVPRSLPGHFTLTFHERPFRVYVEEPRRTSETSGRQEGFVPKMRVSVDPRALLEGRAGLWCWCMPNEAEARCVHALSAVEALLAPLSDPEQAAPNARLAELLFVEPGRQLLGAIEKVAAVPSFEASEQAHRIAFRLEGLEQREPRLQPYLQRRRKKGGFSSGTLVRWSEAAEVRAALSSPEEVEALELCGVLSRLPRFAEGYALLLRALRLLAPGAHLFLASRLDTPLLLREAPLGFTFADAEGGFSVQPAIEGSVINAQDLLPPPLGHEGQWPWMLAEPLLPRLTLVSLPAGTQGLLATLREYGTRLPAQARPDLLRHLSRFEMAFPVSLPESLEARAVPPTPGFLLRLEAVQEERLEGKLLVRPLPEAPPWPPGEGPPELRGLRAGERVMTRRDLEAERVDARALRERLGLPVDGSSPGFVLEGPEASLGFLERLEPLTGPELRVEWAHQPWRVVVPTLDAEGLKVEVRKKRDWFGLEGSLNVEGMKVELGPLLDTVLHRRRFVPLGKGRFLRLTEALRERLAPLADLVHPTREGLEVSAAVAPVLDALAEAGVEVHAPPDWRKLATRIRKAQEIEVAVPPALKAELRDYQREGFTWMARLTEWGGGGCLADDMGLGKTLQTLTLLLHRAKAGPALVVAPTSVCFNWIREAERFAPSLHMKSYRDADRERLLPSLKAGDVLLVSYGLLVRDAERFAAVPFATLVVDEAQAAKNPDSARAKALQDIQAEAKVALSGTPVENRLSELWSLFRIVFPGLLGGREAFRKRFAVPIEREGNKEARASLSRVIRPFLLRRTKAEVARELPPRIETVVPVVLSEGERKLYEAARIAALMQLEARTDEDKRFVMLAALTRLRLLACHPRLWDEDSPLPSSKLERMVERVEELRSEGSRALIFSQFVRLLNLAGEALEARGITFQYLDGHTPASERQARVEAFQRGEGDVFLISLKAGGTGLNLTAADHVIHLDPWWNPAVEDQATDRAHRIGQTRPVTVSRLVAEGTIEEAILALHAEKRELALSLLSEADGAAALSPEQLMDLLRFTPGS